The proteins below come from a single Sorghum bicolor cultivar BTx623 chromosome 4, Sorghum_bicolor_NCBIv3, whole genome shotgun sequence genomic window:
- the LOC8059060 gene encoding arabinogalactan peptide 22, whose protein sequence is MAGMRAPLGVVAVAALVVAIFMPAAAAAQAPAPAPTSDGTSIDLGIAYILMLVALVLTYLIHPLDASSPYKLF, encoded by the exons ATGGCTGGGATGAGGGCTCCGCTCGGCGTGGTGGCGGTGGCCGCCCTCGTCGTCGCCATCTTcatgcccgccgccgccgcggcgcagGCACCGGCGCCCGCGCCCACCAGTGACG GCACATCAATCGACCTGGGGATCGCGTACATCCTTATGCTGGTGGCCCTGGTGCTCACCTACCTGATCCACCCGCTGGACGCGTCCTCTCCCTACAAGCTCTTCTAA